agtctagggatcccggtgtgaataagacgcaacaggtctcccacctactctcccaatcggggtggcggtacgttttattcctagacttcggccctgtctgtatcgaatatctacaatcggagtcgatcttctcctatgcttcaataccaccgaacgtctagaaacttggcatatctgccaatgacactcctatctcagtacatatatataaatcaatatagaGTACAACCATATCAAGGTATAGAACTGTATGTGGTTTGTGGAAAACTCAAACCGACTCTGATTCGAGTTATATtccccaatcaaacattgaattatacctttcgttgttcaatctttgtcgatgtcgaagtcttgaCGTCGAAGCTTGTCGAGATCGATCCGAAATAACATAttcaatagatacaagatcaacattcaGCTCAAACCAATACCTGTACgtgtcaatattcaatctcggtacatttcaacggcataacggcgtaatctctcaataccgatcaattcaaacatcaataatcaataaccataactcataattCTCATCCTAACAAAATCTACtatgctgaaatctgcatataccCAAGTCAAGACATGCTGGAACATGAAAAAGATCGCATatcatatccgttcttcaatccggttacGAATATCATttcacaataatcataagaacacacaatagtaatcaaaatctgatttctccaACATGTCAACCTCAAAACCTGCTGAAAGACaataatacttacatcctttcgaAGCTAATGATACGAGGAGCACAAATATgaactcggatcgaaaatcggatggtTAGATTCTTCACAATCAAATGTCTAAGATGGAATGAAGTTTGGAGGAATTTCTGAATTTGCTCTCGGTCCTTTTGCTGCTGAAATGCAGGAATGAAGACACTTCacatatatatcttgcatgcaaGGGCAAATGGCTTATTCTTTGTtcaacacgtcgcaccgcgggtgcactcgctctgcaccgcgggtgcactgagcatactggatcacatccaacaattCAGAAGACACgatcgcgggtgcgctgcattttGTACCGCGGGTGCACGGACCTTACTGccccaacaccgcgggtgcggttgtGTTTATGGCGCGGGTGCAGTGTCTCTTTGCCACCAAAACTCGAATTGCAACGTCGCctctccatgtctgttcttccattcccttattcataatatgagataactcaaaagtatcaactaaaatctcgggcattacacttgGAAAGTAGTTATAATCAATTTTCCAGTGCATCAAGTCTAACCCTTCAAGCACCAACAGTTTTAGTTGAGAAAACTCTCTTTCACTTGGTTTCCACTCTGTTCCTAGGCAAGCATGATTTTTCAGCTTTAGAACTTTAAGATTCGGCAATGAACCAATAATTGCCAGATCATGCCAAGGAATTCCACAACCACTTAAAGTTAACGTTTCAAGTGTTGAAGGGAAATCAAACTTAAACATTGTGGGTGAAACTAAGCTAACACGGATCTTCAAATCTTTGAGTTGATGTAGATTGACAAGATTCTCAAGTTGATAGTATGAGGTTGCTTTTTCTGTACAGTTGAGACTATCGTAAGAAATAACCAATTTCTTTATGTTTGGAATTCTTTGCAACATTTCTTTTGTGAATCTCAAATTCCATATCCCTGAAAGACTCTGGAGGTCTTCAAGAATTAAAAGTTGCCcatgaaaatcaaaattggCAGCAATAGGATCGATCAAATAAGCTTCTACAAACTGGATATGCCTTAAATGTGCCATCTTCCAGATTTCCAGCGGTAAATAAATTTCACCATTGCGACGAAAATATTGATTAATAATCAAAGTTTGGAGATTCCATAGCTTTGATATTGTTCCAGGTATGTACCCTTCACACGTCAAAGCAATATACCGAATATTCTGAAGTTCCAAAACTTCATACGGAAATCGAAGAAACTCGACTTCAATAGCATCTAACACTCTAAGTAGTTTGAATTTCAGGAAAACACTTGAGGGAAAACGGTATGGTCCAATACATACAAGTGAGCGAGAAAATGAAATAGATGGCAATGAGTAAAAAGGAAAGCAACGATACTTGAATGCTTCAATTGGATGAATACTTAAATGTCGTTCACTTTGTGAACCTCCAGGAAATAGGCTGGCATACCATTTTGATACCTGtagaaaattttcatattttgctTCTTTTACACAGAAAGCAAGCAAGAGGTCATGCATCCTGCATGTTTTGATTCTTCCTTCAGAGTTCTTCTTAGATATTAAAATAAGATTTCGATCGACGAGTTCTTCCAGATACTTCTCTGCTGTCTCTTCGGCAGTTTGAAACTGAACATGTTTCAGAAAACCCACAGCAACCCATAACTTAACGAGTTTGGAAACAGAGATCTCATAATCTTCCGGAAAAACTCCTAGGTATAGGAAACATGCCTTCAAATGTTGAGGCAAGTAGTTATAACTCAACTTTAGTATCTCTAAGAAATTATCATCACTTGAAGACACAAATGAAGTGACATTTGCTGCAACAGCATGCCATGCCTCATGTGTCATGTTTATCTTGGAGAGTAATCCACCAATCACCACAATTGAGAGTGGAAGTCCATGACACTTTTGTGCAATCTTCTTCCCAATATCTTGTAAATTATGAGGACACGGTTTTGTCCCAAAAATCTTAGCACGGAGTA
This window of the Primulina tabacum isolate GXHZ01 chromosome 12, ASM2559414v2, whole genome shotgun sequence genome carries:
- the LOC142520087 gene encoding putative late blight resistance protein homolog R1B-12, whose translation is MEKLTDETRRESDDQLKLHVYKNLKGRRYLLVIDDIWDTAAWDEMKMVFPDDDMGSRIVLTTQLVDVGAYTGYSDHLHRMSLLSDDESWTLLRAKIFGTKPCPHNLQDIGKKIAQKCHGLPLSIVVIGGLLSKINMTHEAWHAVAANVTSFVSSSDDNFLEILKLSYNYLPQHLKACFLYLGVFPEDYEISVSKLVKLWVAVGFLKHVQFQTAEETAEKYLEELVDRNLILISKKNSEGRIKTCRMHDLLLAFCVKEAKYENFLQVSKWYASLFPGGSQSERHLSIHPIEAFKYRCFPFYSLPSISFSRSLVCIGPYRFPSSVFLKFKLLRVLDAIEVEFLRFPYEVLELQNIRYIALTCEGYIPGTISKLWNLQTLIINQYFRRNGEIYLPLEIWKMAHLRHIQFVEAYLIDPIAANFDFHGQLLILEDLQSLSGIWNLRFTKEMLQRIPNIKKLVISYDSLNCTEKATSYYQLENLVNLHQLKDLKIRVSLVSPTMFKFDFPSTLETLTLSGCGIPWHDLAIIGSLPNLKVLKLKNHACLGTEWKPSEREFSQLKLLVLEGLDLMHWKIDYNYFPTFNASILHSCHELVEIPSVMGESQTLSTIELRECKASVLNSAQQILELQQSYGNDGFQVVVHSKKSFSDRSMYTVIRRLVQCGSIPPDGLDVLCKDLKDAKSRWNHLSRSGQTSSEVKLLTDGGLRLVNQNEQMKHLVPNTASTGQEYVLGSMSKLLNLETMIMNKYAHSWDESLAMGISKMPQSGQFVFLDFSSIFNFYGKYLAREKLHSLLGYGI